From Rutidosis leptorrhynchoides isolate AG116_Rl617_1_P2 chromosome 3, CSIRO_AGI_Rlap_v1, whole genome shotgun sequence, a single genomic window includes:
- the LOC139901746 gene encoding LRR receptor-like serine/threonine-protein kinase FEI 1 codes for MPRHLHRSGHRLSYLHRKNIIHRNLAAIKIFLDLDLVPRISGMDLAFRRYLDNFSDLFMHYDHVFTSTEGYRAPECYEPNYEPSEEADVYAFGILLLEMLCEKPPWKSLVMLALEFSLKGELPKIRHGV; via the exons ATGCCTCGACATCTGCATAGGAGTGGACACCGTTTAAGTTATCTTCATAGGAAAAACATCATTCATCGTAACTTGGCCGCTATCAAGATTTTTCTCGATCTTGATTTGGTTCCTCGTATCTCAGGCATGGATTTGGCCTTCCGTAGATATCTTGACAATTTCTCGGATCTTTTCATGCATTATGACCACG tATTCACAAGTACAGAAGGGTATAGAGCACCTGAATGTTATGAACCGAACTATGAACCAAGCGAAGAAGCTGATGTTTATGCATTTGGTATTCTATTGCTGGAAATGTTATGTGAGAAACCGCCATGGAAGAGCCTGGTTATGTTGGCTCTTGAATTTTCCTTGAAAGGAGAACTTCCTAAGATTAGGCACGGAGTTTAG